A region of Acidithiobacillus ferridurans DNA encodes the following proteins:
- a CDS encoding YgaP family membrane protein yields the protein MNTERWVRVVAGFFVLLSVALGASGSPIFVSEWFLVVTLFVGFNLLQSGFTCFCPLDRILLKFGVPGSGTCGR from the coding sequence ATGAATACGGAACGTTGGGTGCGGGTGGTTGCCGGTTTTTTTGTATTGCTCAGCGTGGCGCTGGGGGCTTCGGGCAGCCCGATTTTTGTGAGCGAGTGGTTTTTGGTCGTCACCCTCTTTGTGGGTTTCAACCTGCTGCAAAGTGGTTTCACCTGTTTCTGCCCACTGGATCGCATTCTGCTCAAGTTCGGAGTGCCTGGTTCCGGGACCTGCGGACGCTAA
- the grxC gene encoding glutaredoxin 3 yields MKGAVVRMYATGTCPYCRRAEALLCSKGVTPEILRVDRDPALRQSMLKLAHGRHTVPQVFINGRHVGGYDDLAALDRRGALDALLQEDGQGDG; encoded by the coding sequence GTGAAAGGGGCGGTAGTGCGAATGTACGCGACGGGCACCTGCCCGTATTGCCGACGCGCCGAAGCGCTGCTGTGCAGTAAGGGGGTCACACCTGAAATCCTCCGGGTGGACCGGGACCCCGCGCTGCGCCAGAGCATGCTCAAACTCGCACATGGGCGGCATACGGTGCCGCAGGTATTTATCAATGGCCGACATGTCGGCGGCTATGATGACCTTGCCGCACTGGATCGTCGCGGTGCCTTGGATGCCTTGTTGCAGGAAGATGGCCAGGGGGATGGATAA
- a CDS encoding efflux RND transporter periplasmic adaptor subunit, whose protein sequence is MNTPKRTARIAALIFAMASLAACSKSPPEAPLAQGKVSAPVLQMRNQSMAAFARVPGTVVAHQQVQLSSRLSGYIHSMSVRDGQPVRAGQLLFEVDPADVVGQVQQAQAGLAEAQSALTDARSNYERFKVLYAQKAIPKQQWDQTKSAYGMAQARVAAARAGVGTAQSQLRYARVTAPFSGIITRKFLQNGDLASPGQPILALADTSRLEVQCSVSGTLYRSLQIGQKVAVLAEGKRVPATVLDLVGAADAMTHAHTVKLSLPADSALQAGDYVSVEVPVTQRQVMTVPAAALLDRAGIPGVFVVDAQGVAHYRMVRPGPSTPEGVEILSGLSAGETVVVGNLAAVNNGDHIEPAGATHG, encoded by the coding sequence ATGAACACCCCGAAGCGAACCGCGCGGATTGCGGCCCTGATATTCGCTATGGCAAGCCTCGCCGCCTGCAGTAAATCGCCTCCCGAGGCGCCCCTGGCGCAGGGTAAAGTTTCTGCGCCCGTGCTGCAGATGCGGAATCAAAGTATGGCTGCCTTCGCCCGTGTGCCGGGTACGGTCGTTGCCCATCAGCAGGTGCAGCTCAGCTCGCGTCTGAGTGGTTACATCCACTCCATGAGTGTGCGGGACGGACAGCCGGTACGGGCGGGACAACTGCTTTTTGAGGTGGATCCGGCGGATGTCGTGGGGCAGGTGCAACAGGCGCAGGCGGGGCTGGCTGAGGCGCAGTCGGCGCTCACCGACGCCCGCTCCAATTATGAGCGGTTCAAGGTCCTGTACGCTCAAAAGGCGATTCCCAAGCAACAGTGGGACCAGACAAAGTCGGCCTATGGCATGGCGCAGGCCCGTGTTGCAGCCGCCCGCGCCGGGGTCGGCACGGCGCAGTCACAACTGCGCTATGCCCGGGTAACGGCGCCCTTCTCCGGGATCATCACCCGTAAGTTCCTGCAGAACGGAGACCTCGCGTCACCTGGTCAGCCCATTCTGGCGCTCGCGGACACCTCCCGACTGGAAGTCCAGTGCAGTGTCAGCGGGACGCTGTATCGCAGCCTCCAGATCGGTCAGAAAGTCGCGGTCCTCGCCGAGGGAAAACGTGTTCCCGCAACGGTTCTGGATTTGGTCGGGGCTGCGGACGCGATGACCCATGCCCATACGGTCAAACTCAGCCTACCCGCCGACAGTGCACTACAGGCCGGCGACTATGTCAGCGTGGAAGTGCCGGTCACCCAGCGGCAGGTGATGACAGTGCCAGCGGCTGCCTTGCTGGATCGGGCCGGAATCCCCGGTGTTTTTGTCGTTGACGCGCAAGGTGTCGCGCATTATCGCATGGTGCGACCGGGTCCGAGCACGCCGGAGGGTGTGGAAATTCTGTCGGGGCTGAGTGCGGGAGAGACGGTGGTCGTGGGCAATCTCGCCGCCGTGAATAACGGAGATCACATCGAGCCAGCGGGAGCTACCCATGGCTGA
- a CDS encoding N-acetylmuramoyl-L-alanine amidase yields MAGMSDAGSSRRQFLRQAALGGALLCGWNLAAAAQLRGLRVGRYGHGVRLVFDLNRRLSAAPVIRSVGEVLHIELPGIQHWLGRPVVPALGPLQGGAEMNESAAGVVLRLPLRETVRWHSFSLGPGGGASHRLVLDLMPVAGTAVESSRSYPVAGAGRPIVVCLDPGHGGHDPGAIGARGTREKDVVLDVALSLARLIRSTPGMRLVMSRDTDRYVPLMDRMHLGLAQRADLFVSIHADAFPERTVSGSTVWALSQTGATSAAARWLARTQNAADPLLGHVQSGVHDLMLNEVLINMTQTAAMNAAAAAADMMIRGLAGVEDLHNAAVQHANFVVLRAPDVPSMLVETAFISNPQEEQRLRDPDFRQLLARTMHDAVLAHFVNAPPADSAWSATRHVLGKAENLADVAHRYGLSIEALRLANNLPHGEGQPGAHLRVPIMGA; encoded by the coding sequence ATGGCCGGGATGTCTGATGCGGGTTCTTCAAGGCGGCAGTTCCTGCGACAGGCTGCGCTGGGCGGCGCATTGTTGTGCGGCTGGAATCTTGCCGCCGCTGCGCAGCTCCGTGGATTGCGGGTGGGCCGCTACGGGCACGGTGTGCGTCTGGTCTTTGATCTCAATCGGCGTTTGTCGGCTGCACCGGTGATCCGTAGCGTGGGTGAAGTGCTGCATATCGAGTTGCCCGGCATACAGCATTGGCTTGGCCGTCCCGTGGTGCCTGCGCTGGGACCACTGCAGGGCGGCGCGGAGATGAACGAGAGCGCCGCCGGGGTGGTGCTGCGCTTGCCTTTGCGGGAAACGGTACGCTGGCATAGTTTCTCTCTGGGGCCTGGTGGTGGTGCTTCACATCGCCTGGTGCTGGATTTGATGCCCGTCGCTGGAACTGCGGTGGAGTCTTCCCGTTCGTATCCCGTTGCCGGGGCGGGGCGGCCCATTGTGGTCTGCCTGGATCCTGGCCATGGTGGCCACGATCCGGGTGCCATCGGCGCCAGGGGGACCCGCGAGAAGGATGTCGTGCTGGATGTTGCTCTGTCTTTGGCCCGACTGATCCGCAGCACCCCCGGAATGCGTCTGGTCATGTCCCGTGATACCGATCGTTATGTGCCGCTCATGGATCGTATGCACCTGGGCTTGGCGCAGCGTGCCGACCTCTTCGTCTCCATTCATGCGGACGCCTTTCCGGAGCGAACAGTGAGCGGTTCGACGGTCTGGGCGCTGTCGCAAACGGGGGCGACCAGTGCGGCGGCCCGCTGGCTGGCCAGAACGCAGAATGCCGCTGATCCTCTCCTCGGCCACGTACAATCGGGGGTGCATGATCTTATGCTTAACGAGGTACTCATCAATATGACCCAGACGGCTGCCATGAACGCGGCGGCTGCGGCTGCGGATATGATGATTCGCGGGTTGGCAGGGGTGGAGGATTTGCACAACGCGGCCGTGCAGCACGCCAATTTCGTAGTGCTGCGCGCCCCGGATGTGCCGTCCATGCTGGTGGAGACTGCCTTTATTTCCAACCCGCAGGAGGAACAACGCCTGCGTGATCCGGATTTCCGTCAACTGCTTGCGCGCACCATGCATGACGCGGTCCTCGCCCACTTCGTGAACGCACCACCGGCGGACAGCGCGTGGTCTGCGACGCGGCATGTGCTGGGAAAAGCGGAAAACCTGGCGGATGTGGCGCACCGTTACGGGCTGAGCATAGAGGCTTTGCGTCTGGCCAACAATCTGCCGCACGGAGAGGGTCAGCCGGGAGCACATCTGCGTGTTCCCATCATGGGAGCCTGA
- a CDS encoding TolC family protein has protein sequence MPFRPHKKIRSISIVLLMATGASLPAAALDFNQCVDLALRQNPEMLVAHARQAEAQGAVSEARGHLLPKLAASFSASQSNNALTVFGMKLSQRQATFNDFGAGQFNPNALGVAPTGLDQPGGYHNFGTKLQMEIPIWNGGEIRGRIDQARAMLEAAQSGNTMARQKLVYAVLKAYDGVVAADTSIEVADKARQAAASYVKTSRSLLARGVLIKSDLLSAEVYLEKAELAVESARNARANALDNLATLIGWPEEKTLTVNGPVRPILPAAPLSSLQSDAMAQNAGIVALRHQVKAAQEGIGIARAAYLPHINAMANQEWNGRTLGNAAPSYTVGGEVTWNMLDFARGGSLDRARAKHEQTLAALQEAQDKLRLEVAQVWRSAREAALRVRMRELAVRQMEEAQHMVRLRYENGIETVTGLLRGQAELDKTRAELVSARYAEATDRGALLLAIGKLNPQEIVGVSSVPTAEGVSQ, from the coding sequence ATGCCCTTTCGTCCTCATAAAAAAATACGCTCCATTTCAATCGTTCTGCTCATGGCTACCGGTGCGTCGCTACCCGCCGCAGCCCTCGACTTCAATCAGTGCGTTGATCTTGCCCTCAGACAAAATCCGGAAATGCTCGTGGCCCATGCCCGACAAGCAGAAGCCCAGGGCGCAGTTTCCGAGGCGCGTGGTCATCTGCTTCCTAAACTCGCGGCCTCTTTCTCTGCCAGCCAGTCGAACAATGCCCTGACGGTGTTCGGCATGAAGCTGTCGCAGCGGCAGGCAACGTTCAACGATTTTGGCGCGGGACAGTTCAACCCGAATGCGCTGGGTGTGGCGCCGACAGGGCTGGATCAACCGGGTGGCTACCATAATTTCGGTACCAAGCTGCAAATGGAAATTCCGATCTGGAATGGCGGGGAAATCCGGGGGCGCATCGATCAGGCGCGGGCCATGCTGGAGGCCGCCCAGAGCGGAAATACCATGGCCCGGCAGAAGCTGGTTTATGCCGTCCTCAAGGCCTATGACGGTGTGGTCGCCGCGGACACGTCTATTGAGGTAGCGGATAAAGCCAGGCAGGCAGCCGCATCGTATGTCAAAACCAGCCGCTCCCTGCTGGCGCGCGGGGTACTGATAAAAAGCGATCTGTTGTCCGCGGAAGTCTATCTGGAAAAGGCGGAACTGGCCGTCGAAAGTGCGCGGAATGCTCGGGCTAACGCCCTGGACAATCTTGCCACGTTGATCGGCTGGCCGGAAGAAAAGACGCTCACCGTGAACGGCCCTGTCCGGCCCATATTGCCTGCGGCGCCGCTCAGCAGCCTGCAGAGCGATGCGATGGCGCAGAATGCGGGTATCGTCGCCCTCCGCCATCAGGTCAAAGCGGCGCAGGAAGGTATCGGCATCGCCCGCGCCGCATATCTGCCGCATATCAACGCGATGGCCAATCAGGAATGGAATGGCCGCACTCTCGGCAATGCGGCGCCGTCCTACACGGTAGGTGGAGAAGTAACCTGGAATATGCTCGACTTCGCGCGGGGCGGCAGTCTGGATCGCGCACGGGCGAAACATGAGCAGACTCTGGCCGCGTTACAGGAAGCGCAAGATAAGTTGCGTTTGGAGGTGGCGCAGGTTTGGCGTAGTGCGCGGGAGGCAGCGTTGCGTGTCAGGATGCGGGAGCTTGCGGTCAGGCAGATGGAGGAGGCGCAGCATATGGTGCGCCTGCGTTACGAAAATGGCATAGAGACTGTGACGGGCCTGCTGCGCGGACAGGCGGAACTGGATAAGACGCGTGCCGAGCTCGTCTCCGCCCGTTATGCGGAAGCGACAGACCGTGGCGCCCTGTTGCTGGCCATCGGCAAACTGAACCCTCAGGAAATCGTCGGTGTGAGCAGTGTGCCCACCGCAGAAGGAGTCTCCCAATGA
- the trhA gene encoding PAQR family membrane homeostasis protein TrhA, whose amino-acid sequence MELNSGGMVRDQTRVEEWINSLLHGAGAVGASLVFVLWIVGAGLHSTPLAVVTISIFVVTIVMLYGASTVYHILPSGRLKRAFQLVDRSAIYLLIAGTYTPVTLMVLHGSWGWTLLIVEWGLAALGISLLAMAGTRAQSISLWLYLIMGWLAVFAAVPLYNSAPGWFLWWLAAGGLAYTIGVLFFLLDRWKYFHSIWHVFVIAGTALQFWAILQYAG is encoded by the coding sequence ATGGAGCTGAATTCGGGCGGTATGGTGCGGGATCAGACCCGTGTTGAAGAATGGATTAACAGTCTGCTGCACGGCGCAGGCGCGGTCGGTGCCTCGCTGGTTTTTGTGCTGTGGATCGTTGGCGCAGGTCTCCACAGCACCCCTCTCGCGGTAGTCACTATCAGTATATTCGTGGTTACCATCGTGATGCTGTACGGCGCTTCGACCGTCTATCACATTCTGCCGTCGGGGCGACTTAAACGGGCTTTTCAGTTGGTGGACCGATCCGCCATCTACCTCCTTATTGCCGGCACTTACACCCCGGTGACGCTGATGGTGCTCCATGGCTCGTGGGGTTGGACGCTGCTGATTGTTGAGTGGGGCCTGGCGGCGCTGGGCATCTCTCTGCTGGCGATGGCTGGGACGCGCGCGCAATCGATTTCTCTCTGGCTCTACCTCATCATGGGCTGGCTGGCGGTATTCGCCGCCGTGCCGCTCTATAATTCCGCACCCGGCTGGTTTTTGTGGTGGCTGGCCGCTGGCGGGCTGGCCTATACCATAGGCGTCCTCTTTTTTCTGCTGGATCGCTGGAAATATTTCCATTCTATCTGGCATGTTTTTGTCATCGCCGGTACGGCGTTGCAGTTCTGGGCTATTCTTCAATATGCTGGCTGA
- a CDS encoding rhodanese-like domain-containing protein produces MEHKILFFIESQWPLLLGAVALIIMIFKGPLTRRAVGIHEVDPATAVQLINHEDAVIIDVREQKEWSQGHLPGARHIPLGDLPKYMQDLEKHRGHHVICQCASGMRSSRAAASLKKAGFDKIYSLRGGIGAWRSAGLPIEK; encoded by the coding sequence ATGGAGCATAAAATTCTTTTCTTTATCGAGTCGCAGTGGCCCTTGCTGCTTGGGGCCGTGGCGCTGATCATCATGATTTTCAAGGGGCCATTGACGCGAAGGGCGGTCGGTATCCATGAAGTAGACCCGGCGACCGCGGTACAGTTGATCAACCATGAAGATGCGGTGATCATCGATGTGCGGGAGCAGAAAGAGTGGTCGCAGGGGCATCTGCCCGGTGCCCGGCACATTCCTCTGGGTGACTTGCCCAAATATATGCAGGATCTGGAGAAGCATCGTGGCCATCATGTCATCTGTCAGTGTGCGAGTGGCATGCGTTCATCGCGCGCCGCAGCGAGCCTGAAAAAAGCCGGTTTTGATAAGATTTACAGTCTGAGAGGCGGGATCGGCGCGTGGCGGAGTGCCGGGCTGCCGATAGAGAAGTGA
- the trxC gene encoding thioredoxin TrxC has protein sequence MTSVILLCPACGAVNRVPKERLGENPKCGKCHAQIFPDHPVNLGSSRFSEYIQKNELPVLVDFWAPWCGPCRTMAPQFEQAGRAMRGRVLFAKVNTEDEQQISGRFQIRSIPTMVLFKAGKELARMSGAMSAAELQRWLAGQGV, from the coding sequence ATGACATCCGTGATATTGCTTTGTCCTGCCTGTGGCGCCGTCAATCGGGTGCCCAAAGAGCGTCTGGGGGAAAACCCCAAGTGTGGCAAATGCCACGCACAGATTTTTCCTGACCACCCCGTCAATCTCGGCAGTAGCCGTTTTTCCGAGTATATTCAGAAAAACGAATTGCCGGTGCTGGTCGATTTCTGGGCCCCCTGGTGCGGACCGTGCCGAACCATGGCACCGCAGTTTGAGCAGGCGGGTCGGGCGATGCGGGGGCGTGTGCTCTTTGCCAAGGTGAATACCGAAGATGAACAGCAAATCAGTGGTCGCTTTCAGATTCGTTCCATCCCCACCATGGTGCTTTTCAAGGCCGGAAAAGAGCTGGCGCGGATGAGCGGCGCCATGAGTGCAGCGGAACTTCAGCGTTGGTTGGCAGGACAGGGAGTCTGA
- a CDS encoding ArsR/SmtB family transcription factor, which yields MEQLPTREEDIEQASRSLKAMAHPLRLKVLCVLGSEEMSVQDIVSAVGTTQSNISQHLAILREKDILRARKDANKVYYRVGDPRTLRLISMMSDVFCSVR from the coding sequence ATGGAACAGTTACCAACCCGTGAAGAGGATATTGAGCAGGCCTCCCGTTCCCTGAAGGCTATGGCGCACCCGCTGCGCCTCAAGGTTTTGTGCGTGCTGGGATCGGAAGAGATGAGTGTGCAGGATATCGTGTCCGCTGTCGGCACTACCCAGAGCAACATCTCCCAACATCTCGCCATTTTGCGTGAGAAAGACATTCTTCGTGCCCGTAAGGATGCCAACAAGGTGTATTACCGTGTGGGTGACCCCCGTACCCTGCGGCTGATTTCCATGATGAGCGATGTTTTCTGCAGCGTCCGTTGA
- a CDS encoding efflux RND transporter permease subunit, which translates to MAESEQRQNLAGRLAQSFYKSKITVLIMVAIALFGALAILVTPRLYNPEIVVPAAEIFIMRPGSDSEEVHHLVIRPLEALMASLPGVHHTYGYAINDMGVVTVEFQVGANEEKSLLEVYNQLSRNMDKMPPGTEQPLVKSIGINDVPIMSVTLSSSQMTPLALRQVGVRLMNRLQSVPDVANAEVIGGSPLAINVWLNPAKLSGVGLSLQDIQQALRGSNVILPGGHLVHDNQEIPLRINGAIGSARGVGNLIIGSHDGQPIFLKDVARVEEGAAENHIATSNTLGRANRVGLPAGTTMQAVTITLAKRPGTNAVTVADAIKAKLDRLEREALPEGVHVSVTRDYGARADDAVSTLFEHLSIAVAVVAVILMIFLGWREAGIVILTVPLTLGMVLGIGWLLGQTINRITLFALILSLGLLVDGGIVVIENIHRHLHGCGKDGFARCIINASNEIGNPTNIATLAVILAFVPMAFVTGMMGPFMLPIPIFVPIAMIASVLLAYTVVPWGAYRFLRSKADRQASAEKSGHAMLPDALQRGYLRVFTPLLKSSVRRNVFFIVVVVLLLLAMLMPMWQFIRPQGMNGPLSALGVNLKMLPEGNVSDFMIQVDTPAGTALAETGQVTEAIGNVLSRNRYVENFQTYLGRSAPVDFAGLVRGDMMREGSNYAQIQINMVPRDERPMSHAVSVEIYKALQPVRERFPGTVIKIFEVPPGPPVRAQVVAELYGPNYEKLRQVAGSVEQYFRKVYDMINVDDSVTATVPEYLLHVDRQKAMLAGVAPAQVAALVHDYVAGTKLGALHVKNAREPVDIVLRMPPTDRAWRQQILDLHVQSRSGQQVPLASIVQIERTTLAKPIYDRDQHPVVYVTGDLMGSSPVYAVLSLNHWLDGKTIDGVHLSTANLGFSPAQPDDITHYQILWGGDMRLTLDVFRDLGAAFIVALVFIYLMLVAYYQSFMMPVIVMGAIPMTLIGVFPGHWLLNTPFNATSMIGVIALAGVVVRNSLLLIDFIIDYRRQGYTLEEAVLQGGAVRFRPILLTALAIMFGSAIMVTDPVFGGLAVSLIFGTFASTLLTLIVIPLLYFLWERRLEKHTQGV; encoded by the coding sequence ATGGCTGAGTCCGAGCAGCGGCAAAATCTGGCAGGGCGGCTCGCTCAGTCGTTTTATAAGTCCAAGATCACGGTGTTGATCATGGTGGCCATTGCCCTGTTCGGGGCTTTGGCGATTCTTGTCACGCCGCGTCTGTATAACCCGGAGATCGTAGTGCCCGCTGCTGAAATTTTCATCATGCGACCCGGCTCTGACAGCGAGGAAGTCCACCATCTGGTGATACGGCCCCTGGAAGCCCTGATGGCTTCCCTGCCTGGTGTCCATCACACCTATGGTTACGCAATCAATGATATGGGGGTGGTCACCGTCGAGTTCCAAGTCGGTGCCAACGAAGAAAAAAGCCTGCTGGAAGTCTACAACCAGCTCAGCCGAAATATGGACAAAATGCCCCCCGGTACGGAACAACCCCTGGTTAAATCCATAGGCATCAATGATGTTCCGATCATGTCGGTGACTCTGAGCTCCAGCCAGATGACGCCTTTGGCATTGCGCCAGGTCGGCGTGCGGCTGATGAACCGGCTGCAGAGTGTGCCGGACGTGGCGAACGCCGAAGTGATCGGCGGCAGTCCTCTGGCCATCAATGTGTGGCTGAATCCGGCCAAGCTTTCCGGTGTCGGCCTCAGTCTGCAGGATATCCAGCAGGCGCTGAGGGGGAGCAACGTCATTCTTCCGGGTGGCCACCTAGTGCACGACAATCAGGAAATTCCCCTGCGTATCAATGGGGCGATAGGTTCGGCGCGGGGGGTCGGTAACCTCATTATCGGCAGCCATGACGGGCAACCGATATTTCTGAAGGACGTGGCCCGGGTGGAAGAAGGGGCCGCGGAAAATCACATCGCGACCAGCAATACCCTTGGGCGTGCAAACCGGGTCGGCCTGCCTGCGGGCACGACCATGCAGGCTGTTACCATTACCCTTGCCAAACGCCCGGGGACCAATGCCGTGACCGTCGCGGACGCGATCAAGGCGAAACTGGATCGTCTGGAGCGGGAGGCACTGCCGGAGGGTGTGCATGTTTCCGTCACCCGTGATTACGGCGCCCGTGCCGATGATGCGGTCAGTACCCTTTTCGAGCACCTCAGCATCGCCGTCGCGGTCGTCGCGGTTATCCTGATGATATTCCTCGGCTGGCGGGAGGCGGGGATCGTTATTCTGACGGTGCCGCTTACCTTGGGTATGGTGCTGGGCATCGGCTGGCTGCTCGGGCAGACCATCAACCGGATCACCCTGTTCGCGCTCATTCTGTCGCTGGGGTTGCTGGTGGATGGCGGTATCGTTGTCATCGAAAACATACATCGCCATTTGCATGGCTGCGGCAAGGATGGTTTCGCGCGCTGTATCATCAATGCCAGCAATGAGATCGGCAATCCAACGAATATAGCGACGCTGGCGGTGATTCTCGCCTTCGTGCCAATGGCCTTTGTGACGGGGATGATGGGGCCTTTCATGTTGCCCATCCCTATTTTTGTGCCAATTGCCATGATTGCGTCGGTTCTGCTCGCCTATACGGTGGTGCCCTGGGGGGCGTACCGGTTTCTGCGGAGTAAAGCCGACCGGCAGGCCAGCGCTGAGAAAAGTGGGCATGCGATGCTGCCGGACGCCCTGCAGCGTGGTTACCTCCGGGTGTTTACGCCCCTGCTGAAATCCTCCGTGCGTCGCAATGTCTTTTTCATTGTGGTCGTCGTGCTACTTCTGCTGGCGATGCTGATGCCGATGTGGCAGTTCATCCGCCCTCAGGGCATGAATGGTCCCCTGAGTGCCCTCGGGGTGAACCTGAAGATGCTGCCGGAGGGTAATGTCAGTGATTTCATGATACAGGTAGATACCCCAGCGGGTACTGCGCTGGCCGAGACCGGACAGGTCACGGAAGCGATCGGCAATGTGCTCAGCCGCAATCGCTATGTCGAAAATTTTCAGACCTACCTGGGCCGTTCTGCACCTGTGGATTTCGCGGGACTGGTGCGCGGTGACATGATGCGCGAAGGCAGCAATTACGCTCAAATCCAGATCAACATGGTGCCGCGGGATGAGCGACCCATGTCCCATGCCGTTTCCGTGGAAATCTATAAGGCGCTGCAACCCGTCCGGGAGCGTTTCCCGGGCACCGTCATCAAGATTTTCGAGGTGCCGCCGGGGCCCCCGGTACGTGCTCAGGTGGTGGCGGAACTCTACGGGCCCAACTATGAGAAGCTGCGTCAGGTGGCGGGTTCGGTCGAGCAATATTTTCGTAAAGTCTACGACATGATCAATGTGGATGACTCGGTGACGGCGACGGTACCTGAATACCTGCTGCATGTGGATCGGCAGAAGGCCATGTTGGCCGGGGTCGCACCGGCTCAGGTGGCGGCGCTGGTGCATGATTACGTGGCGGGTACCAAACTGGGTGCCCTGCATGTGAAAAATGCCCGCGAGCCGGTGGATATCGTCCTCCGCATGCCTCCGACGGATCGCGCCTGGCGGCAGCAGATACTCGACCTGCATGTGCAGAGCCGAAGCGGGCAGCAGGTGCCTCTGGCGAGTATTGTGCAGATCGAACGGACGACGCTGGCCAAGCCAATTTATGACCGTGATCAACATCCCGTGGTATACGTGACCGGGGATCTGATGGGTTCCAGCCCGGTCTACGCGGTGTTATCGCTGAATCACTGGCTGGACGGCAAGACCATCGACGGTGTGCATCTCAGTACCGCCAATTTGGGTTTTTCGCCCGCCCAGCCCGATGATATTACCCATTACCAGATTCTCTGGGGCGGTGACATGCGTCTGACCCTCGACGTCTTCCGTGACCTCGGCGCCGCTTTTATCGTTGCCCTGGTATTCATCTACTTGATGCTGGTGGCCTACTACCAGTCTTTCATGATGCCGGTGATCGTCATGGGCGCCATTCCGATGACCTTGATCGGGGTTTTCCCCGGGCACTGGCTGCTGAACACGCCGTTTAACGCCACCTCCATGATCGGGGTCATCGCCCTGGCCGGTGTCGTTGTGCGCAACTCATTGTTGTTGATTGACTTTATTATAGACTACCGGCGCCAGGGCTACACCCTGGAAGAGGCTGTGCTACAGGGCGGTGCGGTGCGTTTCCGCCCCATTCTCCTGACGGCACTCGCCATCATGTTCGGCTCTGCCATCATGGTGACCGACCCGGTCTTCGGCGGGCTGGCAGTTTCCTTGATATTTGGCACTTTCGCCTCCACATTGCTGACATTGATCGTGATTCCGCTGCTCTATTTCCTTTGGGAGCGGCGCTTGGAAAAACATACACAAGGAGTTTGA
- the dapA gene encoding 4-hydroxy-tetrahydrodipicolinate synthase — MFHGSMVALVTPMQVDGAIDDVALRELVEWHIAEGTHALVAVGTTGESATLEMREHVAAIQTVVEQARGRVPVIAGTGANATHEAIELTRAAMEVKADAALLVSPYYNKPTQEGLFQHYSAIAEHCHFPIILYNVPGRTAGDILPETVARLAPRADIVGIKEASGKVERVAEILALCGDQVQVYSGDDGAALAAMALGARGVISVTANVAPRLMARMCDLALAGDFVGARAVNVQLTGLHRDLFLESNPIPVKWALHEMGRMESVLRLPLTTLSTVHHERLRESLRRAQCI, encoded by the coding sequence ATGTTTCATGGCAGTATGGTAGCTTTGGTGACGCCCATGCAGGTGGACGGGGCAATAGATGATGTTGCACTTCGCGAACTGGTGGAGTGGCACATCGCCGAAGGGACGCACGCGCTGGTTGCCGTCGGCACTACGGGAGAATCCGCCACCCTCGAAATGAGGGAACATGTGGCGGCGATCCAGACGGTGGTGGAACAGGCCAGGGGGCGCGTTCCGGTGATCGCCGGAACCGGGGCCAACGCGACCCATGAGGCCATAGAGCTCACCCGTGCGGCCATGGAAGTCAAGGCCGATGCAGCGCTGCTGGTTTCCCCCTATTACAATAAGCCCACTCAGGAAGGACTGTTCCAACACTATTCGGCGATCGCTGAGCACTGCCATTTCCCCATCATCCTCTACAACGTTCCTGGTCGCACTGCTGGTGATATTTTACCGGAGACGGTGGCGCGCCTGGCGCCGCGTGCGGATATCGTCGGCATCAAGGAAGCAAGCGGCAAAGTCGAACGGGTCGCCGAAATTCTGGCCTTGTGCGGGGATCAGGTGCAGGTTTACAGCGGTGATGATGGTGCTGCCCTTGCCGCCATGGCGTTAGGTGCGCGCGGCGTGATCTCCGTTACCGCCAACGTGGCGCCCCGACTGATGGCACGGATGTGTGACCTGGCACTGGCTGGAGACTTTGTGGGCGCCCGTGCGGTCAACGTGCAATTGACAGGATTACACCGGGATCTCTTTTTGGAGTCCAACCCCATCCCGGTCAAGTGGGCCCTGCACGAAATGGGCCGCATGGAGTCCGTTCTGCGCCTGCCCCTGACCACCCTTTCGACCGTTCATCATGAGCGTCTGCGCGAAAGTTTGCGCCGGGCGCAATGTATCTGA